The following proteins come from a genomic window of Edaphobacter sp. 4G125:
- a CDS encoding ThuA domain-containing protein: MRSLNLILALMGSLVLPGCSRAQDVLIVADEFHAMQVLAAHLEQDTKVHTRIVGQLEMPPSLVSYRAVMVYLHGELQAGAEHKFIQYANDGGDLILLHHTISSRKRENKDWYNFLHIELPSKPFDDGGYAYFAPVTYQVVNLASGSPIMQKVIFDQKAAFADPSGTVESTLPATSFPDTEVYVNHVLTGQRTLLLGMKYTDSKTGKIYMQDTAGWMMPAAKGVVFYFMMGHRAEDFDNAAYRQILDNAVEYRK, from the coding sequence ATGCGCAGTTTAAATCTGATACTGGCTCTCATGGGCAGCCTGGTTCTTCCGGGGTGCAGCAGGGCACAGGACGTGCTGATCGTAGCTGATGAATTTCATGCGATGCAGGTACTGGCAGCTCACCTTGAGCAGGACACCAAAGTGCATACGCGCATCGTCGGCCAGCTTGAGATGCCGCCTTCGCTCGTATCTTATCGTGCTGTTATGGTCTACCTGCACGGCGAGCTACAGGCAGGCGCGGAACACAAATTTATCCAGTACGCCAATGATGGCGGCGACCTGATCCTGCTGCATCACACTATCAGCTCGCGCAAGCGAGAGAACAAGGACTGGTACAACTTCCTTCATATCGAGCTACCGTCGAAGCCGTTCGACGACGGTGGCTATGCCTACTTCGCTCCGGTCACCTACCAGGTCGTGAATCTTGCCTCTGGAAGTCCAATCATGCAGAAGGTCATCTTTGATCAAAAGGCGGCGTTCGCCGATCCTTCCGGCACAGTGGAAAGCACATTACCTGCCACATCGTTTCCTGACACTGAGGTGTACGTGAACCACGTGTTGACCGGGCAACGCACTCTGCTGCTCGGTATGAAGTATACCGACTCGAAGACAGGCAAGATCTACATGCAAGATACTGCGGGGTGGATGATGCCCGCGGCCAAAGGAGTCGTGTTTTATTTCATGATGGGCCATCGCGCCGAAGATTTTGACAACGCCGCGTACCGGCAGATCCTGGATAACGCCGTGGAGTATCGGAAGTGA
- a CDS encoding mandelate racemase/muconate lactonizing enzyme family protein, translating to MNVSKVHLAECGLPLPHILRLGSTQISTRDYVVLRIETDSGLYGEAIGYPRGTPLFETLSLMAKQVIAQKASMRREIMYRLENSNIPGRAALTRGLSLFDIGLWDIACKAAQQPLFEYLGAFKTQAEVTAVAGYYMDRRQISEITDEVHGLLDAGHHRVKVMLKGNDPDFDRAYAAAVTKDTRGIVAADAHWSWNTLTEARRVCRDLDSMGFDFIEDPFAANDTSLTHELQRDLTTPIAAGEDVFGPRAFADLVKGIGILRVDATTCGGVTGAIEAINIAAACGRSVFPHVFAPLHVHLACAFPNVEAAEYIPSSSGADPIETLLIDLPEIRDGKIKPGEEPGVGIRIDWEKVRQSARRMTVITSTDC from the coding sequence ATGAACGTTTCCAAGGTACATCTTGCAGAATGTGGACTTCCCCTGCCCCACATTCTGCGTCTCGGCTCAACGCAAATCAGCACAAGAGACTATGTTGTGCTGCGCATTGAGACGGATTCCGGCCTCTATGGCGAAGCAATTGGATATCCTCGCGGTACACCTCTCTTCGAAACCCTGAGCCTGATGGCAAAACAGGTAATCGCTCAAAAGGCATCCATGCGGCGCGAGATCATGTACCGGCTCGAAAATTCCAATATCCCTGGCCGTGCCGCATTGACCCGGGGCTTGAGTTTGTTCGATATCGGTCTTTGGGACATTGCCTGCAAAGCAGCGCAGCAACCGCTCTTTGAATACCTGGGTGCATTCAAAACACAGGCAGAGGTTACTGCCGTTGCAGGATATTACATGGATCGCCGGCAGATTTCCGAGATTACCGACGAAGTTCACGGTCTGCTTGATGCAGGTCATCACCGGGTAAAAGTAATGCTGAAGGGCAACGATCCTGACTTTGATCGCGCTTATGCCGCAGCAGTTACAAAAGATACACGCGGCATAGTTGCGGCGGATGCTCATTGGAGTTGGAATACATTGACCGAGGCCAGACGTGTTTGCCGCGACCTCGATAGCATGGGATTCGACTTCATCGAAGATCCTTTCGCCGCAAATGACACGTCCTTAACCCATGAGTTGCAGCGCGATCTCACCACGCCTATCGCAGCAGGAGAAGATGTCTTTGGGCCGAGAGCATTTGCGGATCTGGTAAAAGGCATAGGGATCCTTCGGGTCGATGCCACGACCTGTGGTGGTGTTACGGGAGCAATAGAAGCAATTAATATAGCGGCGGCTTGCGGAAGATCCGTCTTTCCCCACGTTTTTGCGCCGCTGCATGTCCATCTAGCATGTGCATTCCCCAACGTCGAAGCCGCCGAATATATTCCATCCAGCTCCGGAGCCGATCCGATCGAGACTCTCCTGATCGACCTGCCTGAAATACGTGATGGCAAAATAAAACCTGGCGAGGAGCCAGGCGTAGGAATAAGAATTGACTGGGAAAAGGTCAGACAATCGGCCAGACGCATGACGGTTATCACCTCGACCGATTGTTAA
- a CDS encoding LacI family DNA-binding transcriptional regulator encodes MSVKKHSLSGGVTLQAVARVAGVTIATASRSLNDAYGVHPATRARVLQIAKRLNYTPNRFARGLVTGRSDMIGLIVSDVRNSYFAEVARGVEDAALEAGRDVMLCNSDLNSARQMKSIASLLDKRAEAIIMNSVAALSRADQQQIAAVDVPIVLLNRTGRDGTFSTVSADNEKGGRLAAECLLRNGHRNVIHLTGPKSHANLARRAQSFLKAMSAQRGTRVQTIHAIHTLQGGYGAAQELFRSMKGATAIFTGNDVMAFGVMRAAIEAGIRIPRDISLIGFDDVELAAMSFPPLTTVHQPKYSVGRAALEIVKELLESGEHTPRHRVLDVKLVERASVAKISK; translated from the coding sequence ATGAGTGTGAAAAAGCATTCTCTTTCGGGTGGAGTCACGCTGCAGGCCGTCGCGAGAGTGGCAGGAGTCACGATCGCGACAGCCTCGCGTTCGTTGAACGACGCTTATGGCGTTCACCCAGCGACGCGTGCGCGTGTTCTTCAGATCGCGAAGAGGCTCAACTACACGCCCAACCGCTTTGCACGCGGTCTCGTTACTGGACGCTCGGACATGATTGGCCTCATCGTGAGCGATGTTCGCAACTCGTACTTTGCAGAGGTGGCGAGGGGAGTGGAGGATGCTGCGCTCGAGGCAGGGCGCGACGTGATGCTGTGCAACAGCGATCTGAACTCCGCGCGGCAGATGAAATCCATCGCCTCTCTTCTCGATAAGCGGGCTGAGGCCATTATCATGAACTCGGTTGCGGCGCTCTCTCGTGCGGACCAGCAGCAGATTGCTGCTGTCGATGTACCGATTGTGCTGCTTAATCGGACCGGACGCGACGGCACCTTCTCTACGGTCAGCGCCGACAATGAAAAGGGCGGCCGGCTCGCGGCGGAGTGTCTGTTGCGTAACGGTCACCGCAACGTCATCCATCTGACTGGGCCTAAGAGTCATGCCAACCTGGCTCGCAGAGCGCAGTCCTTCCTCAAGGCAATGTCCGCACAGCGCGGCACCAGGGTTCAGACGATTCATGCCATTCACACGCTACAGGGTGGCTATGGCGCAGCGCAGGAGTTGTTCCGCTCGATGAAGGGCGCGACAGCCATCTTCACCGGCAATGACGTCATGGCGTTTGGTGTGATGCGCGCGGCAATTGAGGCTGGCATCCGGATTCCACGCGATATCTCGCTGATTGGCTTCGACGATGTAGAGCTCGCAGCTATGAGCTTTCCGCCGCTGACAACGGTCCATCAACCCAAGTACAGTGTAGGCCGCGCTGCGCTCGAGATAGTGAAGGAGCTTCTGGAATCTGGCGAGCACACGCCGCGGCATCGCGTACTCGATGTAAAGCTGGTCGAACGCGCTTCAGTCGCGAAGATTTCAAAATGA
- a CDS encoding outer membrane protein assembly factor BamB family protein, whose amino-acid sequence MVIRLRNKNRKTIRLHVVVRITMLAVVALWVGSATAQSVISQDVKNGKARYDSLCAGCHGADGIGTEHAPRLADNPDLRGRSKERIHGTIAAGFPASGMPPFGGLPVQDLDDLSAYVRSLNLPAGESVSIGDAAAGKQYFWSGGKCSSCHMVHGIGSSIGPDLSDIGARLSVSSIRHVLTAPDLNITPGYEAATVVTKRTGKTLHGFLRNQTNYDLHLQDMNGVFHLLPLSEVASVTKDKHATMKPIDLPQTAMQNLTAYLSSLTGVEPGALPAPNTTPGPSAIEFDGILHPKPGNWPTYNGNLSANRYSPLTGINRGNVDRLLLKWIAPMPQLGLEATPIVVDGIMYFSGQNQAYAMDAKTGRTIWRYFRPPTPGLVGDASVGTNRGPAIFRDKIFVTTDNAHLLALNRVTGKVMWEVVMPEEKEHYGSTVSPLILNDTVIAGVSGGDWGMRGFVVCYDTATGKLLWRHWTLPGPGEPGIETWGKEWPRLAGGSTWLTGSYDPETDTLFWPTGNPWPDSDDRDRPGDNLYTNSILALDPHTGKMKWYFQFTPHDTADRDAVEPPVLVNEVYRGKPMKLLLHADRNGFFYVFDRTNGKLLLAKSFLKQLNWATGIDSNGRPQLATFSGPVATRQRKCPDNAANWSSTAFSPVTKLYYLMTIEDCGDPSAPLGSKEANGPGQRVLKALDIETGAVKWEIPQPGPLVLKTWSGVLGTASGLIFYADPNGAFVAADEKTGKILWHYDTNVGMKGPPMTYAVDGRQYVAITAGSTLLSFALPAQPTIAANKATK is encoded by the coding sequence ATGGTTATAAGGCTTCGAAATAAAAACAGGAAGACCATTCGTCTGCATGTTGTCGTTCGGATCACGATGCTTGCTGTCGTCGCATTGTGGGTGGGTTCTGCCACAGCTCAGTCAGTGATCTCGCAGGATGTGAAGAACGGCAAAGCCCGTTACGATAGCCTGTGCGCTGGTTGCCACGGCGCCGACGGTATTGGAACCGAACATGCGCCGCGGCTCGCCGACAATCCTGACCTCAGAGGACGGTCGAAAGAACGTATCCACGGCACTATCGCTGCGGGATTTCCGGCTTCTGGCATGCCACCTTTCGGTGGGCTTCCTGTGCAGGACCTTGACGATCTCTCTGCCTATGTTCGCTCGCTAAATCTTCCAGCCGGTGAGTCGGTCAGCATAGGAGACGCCGCTGCGGGCAAGCAGTACTTCTGGAGTGGAGGGAAGTGCAGCAGTTGTCACATGGTGCATGGCATAGGCTCCTCGATTGGACCCGATCTCTCTGACATCGGTGCGAGGCTCAGCGTATCGTCTATCCGACATGTGCTTACTGCTCCTGACCTCAACATTACGCCGGGCTATGAGGCGGCCACTGTCGTTACAAAGCGTACAGGCAAAACACTGCACGGCTTCCTTCGCAATCAGACTAACTACGATCTGCACCTGCAGGACATGAATGGCGTCTTTCACCTGTTGCCGCTCAGCGAAGTTGCATCCGTCACGAAGGACAAACACGCAACGATGAAGCCTATCGATCTGCCGCAGACCGCCATGCAGAACCTTACGGCCTATCTCAGCAGCCTGACTGGAGTCGAGCCTGGTGCTCTGCCAGCTCCCAACACAACGCCCGGCCCCAGCGCAATCGAGTTTGATGGGATTCTTCACCCCAAACCCGGCAACTGGCCCACCTACAACGGCAATCTCAGCGCCAACCGTTACAGCCCACTGACTGGTATCAATCGCGGAAACGTTGATCGCCTGCTGCTGAAGTGGATTGCGCCGATGCCGCAGCTCGGCCTCGAGGCCACGCCGATCGTAGTCGACGGCATCATGTACTTCTCCGGTCAGAATCAGGCCTATGCGATGGATGCAAAAACCGGCCGGACCATCTGGCGTTACTTCAGGCCACCTACTCCGGGTCTTGTGGGAGATGCGTCTGTCGGCACCAATCGAGGCCCAGCCATTTTTCGAGACAAGATCTTCGTTACCACCGACAACGCGCATCTTCTGGCGCTCAACCGCGTCACCGGCAAAGTGATGTGGGAGGTTGTCATGCCGGAGGAGAAAGAGCACTACGGCTCCACTGTATCGCCGCTCATTCTTAACGATACAGTGATCGCAGGCGTCTCCGGTGGAGACTGGGGAATGCGCGGCTTCGTCGTCTGTTACGACACGGCGACAGGTAAGCTGCTATGGCGTCACTGGACCCTGCCTGGCCCGGGTGAACCCGGCATCGAGACCTGGGGTAAGGAGTGGCCGCGTCTCGCTGGAGGCTCCACCTGGCTTACCGGATCATATGATCCTGAGACCGACACTCTCTTCTGGCCCACCGGCAATCCGTGGCCCGACTCCGACGACCGCGACCGGCCGGGTGACAATCTTTACACCAACAGCATCCTCGCGCTCGATCCTCACACCGGCAAGATGAAGTGGTACTTCCAGTTCACGCCGCACGACACAGCCGATCGTGATGCTGTGGAGCCGCCGGTACTCGTCAACGAGGTCTACCGCGGCAAGCCGATGAAGCTTCTGCTGCATGCAGATCGTAACGGTTTCTTTTACGTCTTTGACCGCACCAACGGCAAGCTGCTACTGGCGAAGAGTTTTCTCAAGCAGTTGAACTGGGCCACGGGCATCGACTCCAATGGACGTCCGCAACTCGCAACCTTCAGTGGTCCTGTTGCTACACGCCAGCGTAAATGCCCGGACAACGCCGCCAATTGGAGCTCCACTGCTTTCAGCCCCGTCACGAAGCTCTACTACCTCATGACGATCGAAGACTGTGGCGACCCCTCCGCCCCTCTTGGCTCGAAGGAGGCGAACGGACCCGGCCAGCGCGTGCTGAAGGCGCTCGACATCGAAACGGGAGCCGTCAAGTGGGAGATTCCGCAGCCTGGGCCTCTGGTGCTGAAGACCTGGTCCGGCGTGCTCGGCACTGCCAGCGGCCTTATCTTCTATGCCGACCCAAACGGGGCCTTCGTCGCGGCTGACGAAAAGACCGGAAAAATTCTTTGGCACTACGATACGAACGTCGGTATGAAAGGGCCACCGATGACCTACGCTGTCGACGGCAGGCAGTACGTCGCCATTACCGCAGGTTCAACGCTGCTCTCTTTCGCGCTGCCTGCGCAGCCTACGATCGCAGCCAACAAGGCAACCAAATGA
- a CDS encoding VOC family protein has protein sequence MSQNPQDKGIPGLRGTEHIGFTVPNLEQATSFFVDVIGCELMFELGPFVSDDDWMAIHLNVHPRTVMSRLRFFRCKYGSNFEIFQYESPDQVLTQPKNSDIGGHHLAFYVEDLPAAVEYLKRKGVRLLGEPTLRTTGPNAGQHWIYFLSPWGMQFELVSFPHGKGYEKQMEARLWHPAKPAE, from the coding sequence ATGTCACAGAATCCACAGGACAAAGGAATACCTGGTCTGCGCGGAACGGAGCACATCGGCTTCACGGTTCCGAACCTTGAGCAAGCCACCTCATTTTTTGTAGATGTCATCGGTTGTGAGTTGATGTTCGAACTTGGACCGTTTGTTTCCGATGACGATTGGATGGCCATCCACCTGAATGTTCACCCAAGAACGGTGATGAGCAGGCTTCGATTCTTTCGCTGCAAATATGGCTCGAACTTCGAGATATTCCAGTACGAATCGCCTGACCAGGTCCTTACGCAGCCCAAAAACAGCGATATCGGTGGACACCATCTCGCGTTTTATGTGGAGGATCTCCCCGCAGCGGTCGAGTACTTGAAACGGAAGGGAGTGCGGCTTCTGGGCGAACCGACCCTGCGAACGACGGGGCCTAATGCGGGACAACACTGGATCTACTTCCTGTCCCCATGGGGTATGCAGTTTGAGTTAGTGAGTTTTCCGCATGGCAAGGGTTATGAGAAGCAGATGGAGGCTCGTTTGTGGCATCCCGCCAAGCCGGCGGAATAG
- a CDS encoding SDR family oxidoreductase: protein MSKFLKSQVVVIVGASSGIGQAVAVMAANAGAIVVAAARREDRLQTMQSKLATEGTTIGIHRADAGNLDDMMALADSVIAEHGRIDIAVYATGTNTADRAMKVMPPTTWNNVIETNLTGAFYLSHAVLPYMRKAGAGHIIYVSSTAGAIADMSGAAYQASKRGLLGLAHAIRLEERASGIRTCCIMPGLTNTELVEKRPEKLSADTLEKALRPEDVAKTILHIMQMPPRVTVPELLMIPSLV, encoded by the coding sequence ATGTCCAAATTTCTCAAGTCGCAGGTCGTAGTTATAGTCGGAGCTTCCAGTGGCATTGGCCAGGCAGTCGCAGTAATGGCAGCGAATGCAGGAGCCATTGTGGTGGCGGCCGCCCGGCGCGAAGATCGCCTGCAGACCATGCAGTCGAAGCTCGCCACGGAGGGGACAACTATCGGAATCCACAGAGCCGACGCTGGCAATCTCGACGACATGATGGCGCTGGCCGACAGCGTTATTGCTGAGCATGGCCGCATCGACATTGCCGTGTACGCTACTGGCACAAACACCGCCGACCGCGCCATGAAGGTTATGCCTCCGACGACGTGGAACAATGTGATCGAGACCAACCTGACCGGTGCATTCTATCTCTCGCACGCAGTTTTGCCCTACATGCGCAAAGCTGGAGCAGGCCACATCATCTACGTCTCATCGACGGCAGGAGCGATCGCCGATATGTCGGGTGCCGCCTATCAGGCCTCCAAGCGCGGTCTGCTTGGACTGGCACATGCCATCCGACTCGAGGAACGAGCATCCGGCATACGCACATGCTGCATCATGCCGGGCCTGACCAATACGGAGCTGGTGGAAAAACGACCGGAGAAGCTCTCGGCCGACACGCTTGAAAAGGCTCTTAGGCCGGAGGATGTCGCGAAGACGATCCTTCACATCATGCAGATGCCGCCTCGTGTGACGGTTCCGGAGCTTTTGATGATACCTTCATTGGTTTAA